One part of the Nitrospira sp. genome encodes these proteins:
- a CDS encoding response regulator, producing MSLPRSSSEHDRIGRRTTSRWLGRLLAHFRTRTIFLQSLVAGILSYELLVSDESIFGAAVSRMVALALMLLSAGIMMLPRTVLERPWFPGALISVNTLLVTGTIYLSGAASSELYLTYFLLLLIASSAPSLKQLLGLSMIICAGYGVLVYENTMQSGTLAVGHVLGIPVLLIMSVFYGLTLETVAAERRRNRLLREDVQELKQSEQTLEERRSQLETRVQGLKQGLSRANQEIRQGKVERTGLERQLREAQKLEAVGRLASRLAQEFHQVLAVIGSQTGAIVSRLKPDDPLHGPVAEIFRSGERAAAVTAQLLTLQVRETTVRDTLSLGPALELMRTTFQGLLPGGIDVRMPDPSIPVLVEIGHDRLEQLLLHLVANARDAMPKGGQVDMAVEVVSGELLPAEQLEKNPRTRMARISVSDSGGGMNADVQAQMFEPFFSTKETHAGLGLTLVYGIVRQYGGTIDVQSQPGQGTTVRVYLPLVERNGVVRDTRVVREALSKGAETVLLVEEDEIARKLALSTLQSHRYQVLEAGSAVEALLVAQQHKGPIDLTVSHLSLSEISGRELAKRLVLQHPKMKALFVSGFSDDTITSHRVNKKYFLQQPYRQHDLAEKVRELLDA from the coding sequence GTGAGTCTTCCACGTTCCTCTTCCGAGCATGATCGAATCGGCCGTCGCACCACGAGCCGCTGGTTGGGTCGGTTGCTTGCCCATTTCCGAACCCGCACGATCTTTCTGCAAAGCCTGGTCGCCGGCATTCTTTCCTACGAACTGTTGGTCAGCGATGAATCGATCTTCGGAGCTGCGGTCAGCCGGATGGTGGCGCTGGCCTTGATGCTGCTCAGTGCCGGGATCATGATGCTGCCCCGAACAGTCCTCGAGCGGCCCTGGTTTCCCGGCGCGCTGATCAGTGTCAACACCCTCCTGGTCACGGGAACAATTTATCTCTCGGGCGCGGCGAGTTCTGAACTATATCTGACCTATTTTCTGCTCCTCCTGATCGCGTCGTCGGCCCCGTCGCTCAAGCAACTGCTCGGCCTCTCGATGATCATCTGCGCCGGATATGGGGTGCTCGTGTACGAGAACACGATGCAGTCCGGTACGCTGGCCGTGGGACATGTGCTGGGGATTCCCGTGCTGCTGATCATGTCGGTGTTTTACGGGTTGACGCTTGAAACCGTGGCCGCAGAACGACGCCGCAACCGGCTGTTGCGGGAAGATGTGCAGGAGTTGAAACAGTCTGAGCAGACCTTGGAGGAACGACGGTCACAGTTGGAGACGCGCGTGCAGGGGTTGAAACAGGGATTGTCCCGTGCGAATCAGGAAATTCGTCAGGGGAAAGTCGAACGGACGGGGTTGGAGCGGCAGCTGCGCGAGGCGCAAAAGCTCGAGGCGGTGGGCCGCCTGGCCTCTCGATTGGCTCAGGAGTTCCATCAGGTGCTGGCGGTGATCGGGAGTCAGACCGGCGCCATCGTGTCCCGGTTGAAACCCGATGATCCCTTGCATGGGCCGGTGGCGGAGATCTTTCGAAGCGGAGAACGAGCGGCGGCGGTGACGGCTCAGCTGCTGACGTTGCAAGTGCGCGAGACCACGGTTCGGGATACGTTGTCTCTTGGCCCGGCCCTGGAGTTGATGCGCACGACCTTCCAGGGGCTGCTTCCAGGGGGAATCGATGTCCGCATGCCGGATCCGTCGATTCCCGTATTAGTAGAAATCGGGCATGATCGGTTGGAGCAGTTGCTGCTGCATCTGGTGGCCAATGCCCGGGATGCCATGCCGAAGGGCGGACAGGTGGACATGGCGGTTGAAGTGGTGTCCGGCGAGTTGCTGCCTGCGGAACAGTTGGAAAAGAATCCCCGGACACGCATGGCGAGGATTTCTGTGAGCGACAGCGGCGGGGGAATGAATGCGGATGTGCAAGCCCAGATGTTCGAGCCATTTTTCTCGACGAAGGAAACCCATGCCGGTCTGGGGCTGACGCTGGTCTACGGGATCGTCCGACAATACGGAGGAACGATTGACGTGCAGAGCCAGCCGGGACAGGGCACGACCGTCCGCGTCTATCTTCCGCTGGTGGAGCGCAACGGCGTGGTGCGTGACACACGAGTCGTGCGCGAGGCTCTGTCGAAGGGGGCGGAGACCGTGTTGCTGGTCGAGGAAGATGAAATCGCCAGGAAGCTGGCGTTGTCCACCCTCCAGTCACATCGGTATCAGGTGCTGGAGGCGGGCTCAGCGGTCGAGGCCTTGCTGGTAGCCCAGCAACACAAGGGACCGATTGACCTTACGGTCAGCCATCTTTCGCTGTCAGAGATCAGCGGGCGCGAGCTGGCGAAGCGGTTGGTGTTGCAACATCCGAAGATGAAAGCCTTGTTCGTCTCGGGGTTTTCCGATGACACCATCACGAGTCATCGAGTGAACAAAAAGTATTTCTTGCAGCAACCGTACCGCCAGCACGATTTGGCAGAAAAGGTTCGCGAATTGCTGGATGCGTAA
- a CDS encoding 5-(carboxyamino)imidazole ribonucleotide synthase: protein MNVIEPGATLGVLGGGQLGAMFATAARRMGYATAVWDPDREAPAHRIADHSLIHAFEDSNARRDFTRLVQAVTYEWENIPADLCEQLERDVPVRPSSRVLRVIQDRIEQKTFLRDQGLAVPVFCAMTSPGELGRQVTPGYPLVCKTATAGYDGKGQWKLTRAEDCLVVQQELARNSRPGSRWILEEWLPFEREVSILVVRGEDGASRTYPLVENLHEDGILRQTTVPADVSAPVAEQAAKMARDAVQALDGVGVFCVELFLMSDGRLLINEVAPRPHNSGHYSLDACTVSQFEQQLRTLCGLPLGEIRLLSPAVMLNLIGDDVRLATAAPAALDLLREPGAIIHLYGKRAIRPKRKMGHVSFLAATRTEALAKAASFQARLVSPPR from the coding sequence GTGAACGTCATCGAGCCAGGCGCGACGTTGGGGGTGCTTGGAGGCGGGCAGTTGGGCGCCATGTTCGCCACCGCGGCTCGACGGATGGGATACGCGACTGCGGTTTGGGATCCAGACCGTGAAGCTCCAGCCCACCGCATCGCCGATCATTCGCTGATCCACGCCTTCGAAGATTCCAACGCCCGCCGGGACTTCACGCGATTAGTACAGGCTGTGACCTATGAATGGGAGAACATCCCAGCCGATCTGTGTGAGCAGTTGGAGCGTGACGTGCCAGTTCGCCCCTCTAGCCGGGTCCTGCGAGTGATTCAGGACCGCATCGAGCAGAAGACGTTTTTGCGAGATCAAGGATTGGCGGTTCCCGTATTTTGCGCCATGACCTCACCGGGAGAACTTGGCCGGCAGGTCACGCCGGGCTATCCCTTGGTGTGTAAGACGGCTACGGCTGGGTACGACGGTAAGGGGCAATGGAAACTCACGCGAGCGGAGGACTGCCTCGTGGTGCAGCAGGAATTGGCCAGGAACTCGAGGCCGGGGTCGCGGTGGATCCTCGAAGAGTGGCTCCCCTTTGAGCGTGAAGTGTCGATCCTCGTCGTGCGAGGGGAAGACGGCGCGTCGCGGACCTATCCATTGGTTGAAAATCTGCATGAAGACGGGATTCTGCGCCAGACGACTGTCCCTGCGGATGTGTCGGCACCGGTGGCCGAGCAAGCGGCGAAGATGGCCAGGGACGCCGTGCAGGCCCTCGATGGCGTGGGGGTCTTTTGCGTGGAACTGTTTCTCATGTCCGATGGCCGGTTGCTCATCAATGAGGTCGCGCCCCGCCCCCATAACTCCGGGCACTATTCGTTGGATGCCTGCACCGTGTCGCAGTTTGAACAGCAGCTGCGCACGCTCTGCGGGCTGCCGCTCGGGGAAATCCGATTGCTCAGTCCTGCCGTGATGCTGAACCTTATCGGGGATGATGTTCGACTGGCGACCGCCGCTCCCGCCGCGCTGGATCTGTTGCGTGAGCCGGGCGCGATCATTCATCTCTATGGGAAGCGAGCGATCCGGCCGAAACGGAAAATGGGCCATGTCTCGTTCCTCGCCGCTACCCGCACCGAGGCGCTTGCGAAAGCCGCATCATTCCAGGCACGACTGGTTTCGCCACCCAGGTAA
- the purE gene encoding 5-(carboxyamino)imidazole ribonucleotide mutase, protein MRASVGVLGGSTSDFPILEKAVAMLNELGIPNELLVVSAHRTPDRLFAYAEQAVERGIQVIIAGAGGAAHLPGMLAAKTPLPVIGVPIPTENLRGLDSLLSIVQMPRGIPVATVAIGGAENAAILAAQILGLQSATIRQRVEGFRTAQTQRVLDSQDDARLSPPFPLKRSSRTSRRP, encoded by the coding sequence GTGCGCGCGTCTGTCGGGGTATTGGGTGGGAGCACATCGGATTTCCCGATTCTCGAGAAAGCCGTGGCCATGCTCAATGAGCTCGGGATTCCCAATGAACTGTTGGTAGTGTCGGCCCATCGTACTCCCGATCGCCTCTTTGCCTATGCCGAGCAGGCGGTGGAGCGGGGGATTCAGGTGATTATCGCCGGCGCCGGGGGAGCAGCTCATCTTCCGGGAATGCTCGCGGCGAAAACGCCGCTACCCGTCATTGGCGTGCCCATCCCGACTGAGAATCTTCGTGGGCTGGATTCGTTGTTGTCCATCGTTCAAATGCCGCGAGGAATTCCCGTGGCCACTGTGGCCATCGGCGGGGCTGAAAATGCCGCGATTCTGGCCGCCCAGATCCTCGGGTTGCAGTCAGCGACCATCAGACAACGTGTGGAAGGCTTCCGTACCGCACAAACGCAACGCGTGCTCGATTCGCAGGATGATGCTCGGCTCTCTCCTCCTTTCCCGCTAAAACGAAGCTCCCGGACGAGCCGCCGACCGTGA
- a CDS encoding biotin/lipoyl-binding protein — protein sequence MQRIREGLKTRFRSLVTQRTGLDEMAVDDLAISTKLQSWEAVQIPERLRFSSRLAILLVGFFMLIVAFVPWTQTITVTGQLSAYTPFERPQDVEAQITGRIRKWHIFEGVRVKAGDVILELDDYDPNFMAPDLLNLLEQRKQALETTRKAALSRADQLDKRIKEMQNLVKAAVPSAGARVQEADSKVREAYQKVEVAKIAVATAELNVDRHKQLVSEGLVSQRELEVSIQQAIASKADLKAAQASLKAAEQAMKASSFGREQISAEVLQRLLEAEAARDASIGEAARATDQVADVALRLSNANQRRVASRILAPMDGTVVKMAQAGAGETVRPGEKLVRISPNSTDKAIEMVADGIDAPLLNVGRKVKILFYGIPAIPLPAWPEMMAGTYTGVIKVIDQVDDGKGNFRFWVVPDLEERPWPPQEHVRQGTKAMGWVILNRVPLWYELWRRFNLFPPDYQERPPSLIDTLLPKAGRGAK from the coding sequence GTGCAGCGTATTCGTGAAGGGCTCAAAACGCGATTTCGCTCGCTGGTCACCCAGCGCACCGGCTTGGACGAAATGGCCGTCGACGACTTGGCCATCTCGACCAAACTGCAATCATGGGAAGCGGTCCAGATTCCCGAACGGCTGCGATTTTCCTCCCGGCTGGCCATCCTCCTGGTCGGCTTCTTCATGCTGATCGTGGCCTTTGTCCCCTGGACTCAAACCATCACCGTCACCGGACAGCTTTCAGCCTATACCCCCTTTGAACGTCCCCAAGATGTCGAAGCCCAGATCACCGGCCGCATCAGGAAATGGCACATCTTTGAAGGCGTGCGAGTCAAAGCCGGTGACGTGATCCTCGAACTGGACGACTACGACCCGAACTTCATGGCGCCGGATCTCCTGAACCTGTTGGAACAGCGCAAACAGGCCTTGGAAACCACCCGGAAAGCCGCGTTGAGCCGCGCCGATCAGCTCGATAAACGCATCAAGGAAATGCAGAATCTCGTGAAGGCCGCCGTGCCGTCAGCGGGCGCGCGCGTGCAGGAAGCCGACAGCAAGGTGCGCGAGGCCTATCAAAAAGTCGAGGTGGCGAAAATTGCCGTCGCGACGGCGGAACTCAATGTCGATCGGCACAAGCAACTTGTCAGCGAAGGACTTGTGTCCCAACGTGAACTGGAAGTCAGTATTCAACAAGCCATCGCCTCCAAAGCCGATCTCAAGGCCGCCCAAGCCAGCCTCAAAGCCGCCGAACAGGCCATGAAGGCCTCGAGCTTCGGACGCGAGCAAATCAGCGCCGAGGTGTTGCAACGACTCTTGGAGGCCGAAGCCGCACGGGATGCGTCCATCGGAGAAGCCGCGCGCGCCACCGACCAGGTCGCTGATGTGGCGCTGCGCCTCTCCAATGCCAACCAGCGACGGGTTGCCAGCCGGATTCTCGCTCCCATGGACGGCACCGTGGTGAAGATGGCGCAAGCCGGCGCGGGAGAAACCGTGCGACCCGGCGAAAAGCTGGTCAGAATTTCTCCCAATAGCACGGACAAGGCTATTGAAATGGTCGCCGACGGCATTGATGCCCCGCTGCTGAATGTCGGCCGGAAGGTCAAGATTCTCTTCTACGGCATTCCCGCTATTCCTCTGCCGGCCTGGCCGGAAATGATGGCCGGCACGTATACGGGCGTCATTAAGGTCATCGACCAGGTTGATGACGGCAAGGGCAATTTCCGATTCTGGGTCGTCCCCGATCTCGAAGAGCGTCCCTGGCCGCCGCAAGAGCATGTCCGCCAGGGCACCAAAGCGATGGGATGGGTCATTCTCAACCGCGTCCCGCTTTGGTACGAGCTGTGGCGCCGGTTCAATCTCTTCCCGCCCGATTACCAGGAACGGCCTCCGAGCCTGATCGACACACTGCTGCCGAAGGCAGGCCGCGGAGCCAAGTAA
- a CDS encoding TolC family protein, giving the protein MKNYAGVLVIAACALCWLPDKSMAAEETAKSKTLPPIPLSLNEVHAWIDRSHPLLKGAGTEKTSARGKMLKALGAFEPILVNDTEIERFVDKGTNKSQSVGFNDTLVEARTPWGFRGSAGVRQSIGDAKIPDLAFGNGQQVILGGFLPLLKGLMINPEHAELQRSELADPRAEVKISQTRQDLFLAAATQFWDWVSAAKFVDVQRRALGVAEERLRQVEGRAKAGAVAPLDVVEAGQEVQRRREVSIAAQRAVEQEQYKMSMFLWENQTPTAPPLERVPDFPPPGAHPTADAVKADKLQAKTDRPEIREVDIEAKVNNIDLELAKNNLLPSLDLEAAPARAPEKYVLGLGYRFGAELRIPILQRRSRGEVMEAQAQADRLVLVQKYREQQVVVDVDNALSGIERAKERVAAAAESLRMAKTLEDGERFRFSLGATSVLFVNLRERNSVDSEMQLVRAKADYQKALALYQWATGSWARSQPSAVPVNYRVGASLSK; this is encoded by the coding sequence ATGAAAAACTATGCCGGGGTGTTGGTTATTGCAGCCTGTGCGCTATGCTGGCTGCCGGATAAGAGCATGGCGGCAGAAGAGACCGCGAAGTCCAAAACCCTTCCGCCTATTCCTCTCTCCCTCAACGAAGTCCATGCCTGGATCGATCGCTCCCATCCGTTGCTGAAAGGCGCCGGCACAGAAAAAACGTCCGCACGCGGAAAAATGCTCAAAGCCCTGGGCGCCTTCGAGCCCATTCTCGTCAACGATACAGAAATTGAGCGATTCGTCGATAAGGGGACCAATAAAAGCCAGAGCGTCGGCTTCAATGACACCCTGGTGGAAGCACGCACCCCTTGGGGGTTCCGGGGGAGTGCGGGCGTCCGGCAATCTATTGGTGACGCCAAGATTCCGGACCTGGCATTCGGGAACGGCCAACAAGTCATTTTGGGCGGATTCCTGCCGTTGCTGAAAGGGCTCATGATCAATCCGGAACATGCCGAGCTCCAACGCTCGGAACTGGCCGATCCCCGGGCCGAGGTCAAAATTTCACAAACTCGCCAGGACCTGTTCCTGGCCGCCGCGACCCAGTTCTGGGATTGGGTGTCCGCCGCCAAATTCGTGGATGTTCAACGCCGGGCGCTCGGGGTCGCCGAAGAGCGGTTGCGACAGGTGGAAGGCAGAGCCAAGGCGGGGGCGGTCGCGCCGCTTGATGTGGTCGAAGCGGGACAGGAAGTGCAGCGACGCCGAGAGGTCTCCATTGCCGCGCAGCGTGCCGTAGAGCAGGAACAGTACAAGATGTCGATGTTCCTCTGGGAAAACCAGACGCCCACCGCGCCCCCGCTTGAACGCGTGCCCGATTTTCCTCCTCCTGGCGCTCATCCGACGGCAGACGCCGTGAAGGCCGATAAACTCCAGGCAAAAACCGACCGGCCGGAGATTCGCGAAGTCGACATCGAGGCCAAGGTCAACAACATCGATTTGGAACTCGCCAAGAACAACCTTCTACCCAGCCTCGATTTGGAAGCGGCACCGGCCCGCGCCCCTGAGAAATACGTGCTCGGATTGGGCTATCGATTCGGGGCGGAATTGCGCATCCCGATTCTGCAACGCCGAAGCCGCGGCGAGGTGATGGAAGCCCAGGCACAAGCCGACCGGCTGGTCTTGGTGCAGAAATACCGGGAGCAACAAGTGGTGGTGGACGTCGACAACGCGTTGTCGGGCATCGAGCGCGCAAAGGAACGTGTGGCTGCCGCGGCGGAATCGCTTCGCATGGCCAAGACATTGGAAGACGGAGAACGCTTCCGTTTCAGCCTGGGTGCCACCAGCGTCCTATTCGTCAATCTACGCGAACGCAATTCCGTCGATTCAGAGATGCAACTCGTGCGGGCGAAGGCTGACTATCAGAAGGCCTTGGCGCTGTATCAATGGGCCACCGGCTCGTGGGCGCGGAGCCAACCGTCCGCAGTTCCGGTGAACTATCGAGTGGGCGCAAGCCTCTCCAAGTAG